A single window of Nicotiana sylvestris chromosome 5, ASM39365v2, whole genome shotgun sequence DNA harbors:
- the LOC104228300 gene encoding cytochrome P450 78A7-like, with protein sequence MDLAMTAKDSNWWVFTLPAFLGSKTLLDEYVILSIVLAFLPITLITWACSPGGVAWKNGRNHSGKIPIPGPRGFPIIGSLFTLSRGLAHRSLASAAWTQKAKQLMAFSLGSTPVVVSSDPQIAKEILTSPHFADRPIKQSAKSLMFSRAIGFAPNGTYWRLLRRIASSHLFAPKRIAAHETGRQLDCSVMVRDIVNEQLENGTVSLRKHLQLAALNNIMGSVFGKRYNKNGKELKELQDMVKEGFELLGAFNWSDYLPWLRFFHGPSGIVQRCEALVPRVRKLVKAIIEEHRCSAESKIVSDNADFVDVLLSLDGAEKLEEDDMVSVLWEMIFRGTDTTALLTEWVMAELILHPKVQKKLQKEVDDVTIGKAVTDADASRMSYLQAVVKETLRVHPPGPLLSWARLSTTDVQLSNGMVVPSHTTAMVNMWAITHDFDVWENPLEFKPERFMEAGGGANIDVRGGDLRLAPFGAGRRVCPGKNLGLVTVMLWVAKLVQNFEWVQDGVHPVDLEEVLKLSCEMKNPLAVMAIQRNVPF encoded by the exons ATGGATTTGGCTATGACGGCAAAGGATTCCAACTGGTGGGTGTTTACACTACCAGCATTTCTTGGTTCGAAAACTCTTCTTGACGAATATGTAATCCTTTCCATTGTCTTAGCCTTTCTGCCAATCACTCTAATCACCTGGGCTTGTTCCCCCGGGGGTGTAGCTTGGAAAAATGGTCGTAATCATAGTGGAAAAATCCCAATTCCTGGACCCCGTGGTTTTCCAATTATTGGTAGCCTTTTCACTCTAAGCCGCGGCTTGGCTCATCGCTCTTTAGCCTCCGCGGCTTGGACTCAAAAAGCTAAACAGCTTATGGCTTTTAGCCTTGGTTCCACCCCTGTAGTTGTGTCCTCCGATCCTCAAATAGCTAAAGAGATTCTAACTTCTCCTCACTTTGCTGATCGTCCCATTAAACAATCCGCTAAGAGCCTTATGTTTAGCCGAGCCATTGGGTTCGCTCCTAATGGAACTTACTGGCGTCTCTTGCGCCGTATCGCTTCTTCGCATCTCTTTGCCCCGAAGCGAATTGCGGCGCATGAAACGGGCCGCCAACTTGACTGCTCTGTTATGGTACGTGACATAGTAAATGAGCAATTGGAAAATGGGACAGTTTCTTTGAGGAAACATTTGCAGTTGGCTGCTTTGAATAATATAATGGGAAGTGTTTTTGGAAAACGCTATAATAAAAATGGCAAAGAGCTAAAGGAGTTGCAAGATATGGTGAAGGAAGGATTTGAATTATTGGGTGCTTTTAATTGGTCTGATTACCTTCCGTGGCTAAGGTTTTTCCATGGCCCCTCGGGTATTGTCCAACGTTGTGAAGCTCTTGTGCCACGTGTACGAAAGCTTGTCAAAGCCATTATTGAGGAACACAGGTGCAGTGCTGAATCGAAAATAGTATCAGATAATGCAGATTTTGTGGACGTTCTTTTGTCTCTTGATGGAGCAGAAAAGCTAGAGGAAGATGACATGGTTTCTGTTCTATGG GAAATGATTTTTAGGGGAACTGACACTACAGCACTCTTAACGGAGTGGGTTATGGCGGAGCTTATATTACACCCTAAGGTGCAGAAGAAGTTGCAAAAAGAAGTTGATGATGTCACAATAGGTAAAGCCGTGACTGATGCTGACGCTTCTCGGATGTCGTATTTACAAGCAGTTGTGAAGGAGACTCTAAGGGTTCATCCACCAGGTCCACTTCTCTCCTGGGCAAGACTTTCTACAACTGACGTTCAATTAAGCAATGGCATGGTTGTTCCCTCTCATACGACAGCAATGGTTAACATGTGGGCTATTACACATGATTTCGATGTGTGGGAAAATCCACTTGAGTTCAAACCTGAGCGTTTCATGGAGGCTGGAGGTGGTGCGAATATTGACGTGAGAGGTGGTGACCTCCGCTTGGCACCGTTTGGGGCAGGGAGGAGAGTATGCCCGGGGAAGAATTTAGGGTTGGTCACAGTTATGCTATGGGTGGCTAAATTAGTGCAGAATTTCGAGTGGGTCCAGGATGGGGTCCATCCAGTTGACTTGGAAGAAGTTCTGAAATTGTCTTGTGAGATGAAGAATCCCCTTGCTGTTATGGCCATTCAGAGGAATGTTCCGTTTTAG